The Drosophila innubila isolate TH190305 chromosome 3R unlocalized genomic scaffold, UK_Dinn_1.0 2_E_3R, whole genome shotgun sequence genome has a segment encoding these proteins:
- the LOC117792794 gene encoding short-chain dehydrogenase/reductase family 16C member 6 yields MVETATTTTITRTVSTAPSTTSIAPAATPTAALVQHNDETTRAIFNLKVIVFLLLLPFVLFAVFLKHLLDYLFSLGLKEKDVTGKVALVTGGGSGLGREICLELARRGCKVAVVDVNSKGCYETVELLSKIPRCTAKAYKNDVSSPRELQLMAVKVEKELGPVEILVNNASLMPMTSTPHLKSDEIDTILQLNLGSYIMTTKEFLPKMITRKSGHLVAVNALAGLVPLPGAGIYTATKYGIMGFMDSLRAELRLSDCDYVRTTVANAYLMRTSGDLPLLSDAGISQSYPGLPTPYVAEKIVKGVLLNERMIYVPKIFALSVWLLKLLPTKWQDYMLLRFYHFDVRSAHLFYWK; encoded by the exons ATGGTtgaaacggcaacaacaacaacaatcacacgGACCGTATCGACGGCCCCGTCAACAACCAGTATTGCCccagctgccacgcccactgctGCATTGGTGCAACACAACGATGAGACGACACGCGCCATATTCAACTTGAAAGTCATTGTCTTCCTGTTGCTATTGCCGTTCGTATTGTTTGCAGTGTTTCTGAAACATCTATTGGATTATCTCTTCTCTCTCGGCCTCAAGGAAAAGGATGTGACCGGCAAGGTGGCGCTG GTGACCGGCGGTGGTAGCGGTTTGGGTCGGGAAATTTGCTTGGAACTGGCAAGGCGTGGCTGCAAAGTGGCCGTTGTGGATGTCAACTCGAAGGGATGCTACGAGACTGTAGAATTGCTATCCAAGATACCGCGTTGCACCGCCAAGGCTTATAAG AACGATGTGTCCTCTCCACGTGAACTGCAGCTAATGGCCGTGAAAGTGGAAAAGGAATTAGGACCCGTCGAAATTCTTGTCAACAATGCCTCTCTGATGCCAATGACATCGACACCGCATCTGAAAAGCGATGAGATCGACACCATTCTGCAACTCAATCTCGGGTCCTATATTATG ACCACAAAGGAGTTTTTGCCAAAGATGATCACACGTAAATCAGGTCACTTGGTGGCTGTTAATGCATTGGCTG gACTGGTACCGCTGCCCGGTGCAGGTATTTATACTGCCACTAAGTACGGCATTATGGGATTCATGGATTCACTTCGTGCTGAGCTGCGTCTCTCAGATTGCGATTATGTGCGTACCACAGTTGCCAATGCTTATTTGATGAGAACTAGCGGAGACTTGCCGCTGCTCAGCGATGCTGG CATATCCCAAAGCTATCCGGGTCTTCCCACACCGTATGTCGCCgaaaaaattgtcaagggTGTTTTGCTAAACGAGCGTATGATATAtgtaccaaaaatatttgcactcaGTGTTTGGCTGCTcaa ACTATTGCCTACGAAATGGCAGGATTATATGCTTTTGCGTTTCTATCACTTCGATGTACGTAGCGCTCACCTGTTTTATTGGAAGTAA